One genomic window of Arachis stenosperma cultivar V10309 chromosome 10, arast.V10309.gnm1.PFL2, whole genome shotgun sequence includes the following:
- the LOC130957620 gene encoding uncharacterized protein LOC130957620 produces MSSRGSERGIRRENPEVEPKQGRRGGNASASTSNVSRYYRSMTLTDFLMNGPPRFNGNVNALEADQWFREVERFLYTQHVPEVQSVEIVTHMLEGDAQNWWQELCHNLQVELTDVPWHRFKTEFYGKYFLHVFRIAKELELMQLKQKDMSVADYTREFDNLCRFSKTCQGNPADYEEWKCAQYEKGLRRDIFNYVYPQKLTNFTELVKKSQLAEDCSMKWTLLQEGFGETTPEEPRRYGLGMCFRCGAPGHMSRDCSRGRAADTGWPRQDRGKYDTECVERICSV; encoded by the coding sequence ATGTCGTCTCGTGGATCTGAACGAGGTATACGGAGAGAAAATCCCGAGGTTGAACCAAAGCAAGGACGTCGAGGTGGAAACGCTAGTGCTAGTACGAGTAACGTAAGTCGATACTATAGGTCAATGACCCTTACTGACTTCCTCATGAATGGTCCACCTCGGTTTAACGGAAACGTCAATGCCCTGGAGGCTGATCAGTGGTTTCGAGAAGTGGAGAGGTTTTTGTACACTCAGCATGTTCCTGAAGTACAGTCAGTAGAGATAGTGACTCATATGTTGGAAGGAGATGCTCAGAATTGGTGGCAAGAGTTGTGTCATAACTTGCAGGTGGAGTTAACGGATGTCCCTTGGCATAGATTCAAGACAGAGTTTTACGGGAAATATTTCTTGCATGTGTTTCGCATTGCAAAAGAATTGGAGTTAATGCAGCTGAAGCAAAAGGATATGTCTGTCGCTGACTATACCCGTGAATTCGACAATCTGTGCCGTTTCTCAAAAACTTGTCAAGGAAATCCAGCCGattatgaggaatggaagtgtgctCAGTATGAGAAAGGACTAAGGAGAGATATCTTTAATTACGTGTATCCACAAAAGCTAACAAATTTCACTGAGTTGGTTAAGAAGAGCCAGCTCGCTGAGGATTGCTCCATGAAGTGGACACTGCTACAGGAAGGTTTTGGTGAGACCACTCCAGAAGAGCCGCGCAGGTACGGACTGGGAATGTGTTTTCGATGTGGAGCACCGGGACATATGTCTAGGGATTGTTCGCGTGGGAGAGCCGCAGATACGGGTTGGCCACGACAGGATCGAGGTAAGTATGATACCGAATGCGTAGAAAGGATTTGTTCTGTATAG